The genomic interval ATGGGTCAACCATTGTGCCAGCCCTAACCGATTACGTGGGAAGTCCTCAGGAAAAGGGAGGATCGCGGTTGGGGTTGCTGGACCGACCGAATCCAATGGTGCATCATAGGCGCCACGATCCAGAACATGCGTCGTGCGTGGAGTGGGCATCTCTTCCATGATCATCACGTTCGGGATGCGCCTGACGCTGCGCCGCAGGCTATCTAACACCACGTTCACGGCTTGGAATGCATGGTCATAATGTGCCTGGTAGTGATGAGCAGCCTGGGGAAAGGATGTCTGTCCTGCCAGGTGGGCAACTTCAATGTCCGTGAGTACCCTGGCATGTGTATAGAGCTCATCTAAAGCCCCACCGCTCATCCCCTCAATCTCATCAATGGTACGATTCCGGGGAGTCCAATGACCCGCCAGGAGTCCATTACCATTCAGAATACTTTCACGATCAAGTGTGTCCTCAAGAACATGGACTCCACTTCGAATGCCGTTCAGATATAAATGTACGCCCTCTGCCCGCCCACTTCCATCGTACGTAGCGGAAACATGAACCCATGTATCCGGCGGAAATGTGCGGGCTGATTCAACAGAAATTTGGTGCTCCCCATCATGAATTAACCGGAACCGAAGCCGGCCCTCTTTTGTCCGCGCGAGATCATAGCCACTGCGTTTTTGCTCGCCATTTCGCTTGGAAAGTAGGGCGACATCTTTAGTTTGATCTTTTGCAAGTACCCATGTACTTAAAGAGAACCGGTTGAACCACTCAAAATCAGCCTCCAGCCCGATGTTCAAAAAATTCTGCCCATTAAATTCAAACGCCCCGCCTTGCATTCCACCGACAACTACTGGCGGGTCAAGTACTTTTTCGAGCCCCGTATTGACCATCGCATCAGTATGTGCAAGAGAGGTAAGGTTTTCCAAAGGCAGAAAAGTCAAGAGCGCAGACTCTATCGTGGTAGCGGGATCCGGCATCCACTCGGACGGCGGAGAAGGTTGAGGCCAGGAGGCAAGCACCTGTTCGAGTGAGTCGATGCTTGCCTCTGTCTGCAGGATGGATGCTTCCAGTTCCGGATCTTCTAGCCGTATGGAAGGCCTTGGTGAGAGATCGAAATAACTGATCTGCGCCTGCTCATCTATGCCGTTGAAGAATGCAAACATGCTGTAATACTCTTCCTGCAAAATTGGGTCGTACTTGTGGTCATGGCACCTGGCACACTCCATAGTAAGCCCCAGAAATGCCGTCGCAGTGGTATTGGTGCGATCTGCAACATACTCAGTCAGATACTCTTCCGCGACTACGCCTCCTTCCTGGGTGATCGCATGATTGCGATTGAACCCGGTTGCAAGCCGCTGATCAAATGTCGCATCTGGAAGCAGATCACCCGCGATCTGCCATATCACAAAATCATCGTACGGAAGATTTTCGTTGAATGCACGCATCACCCAGTCGCGCCACGGCCACATGGTTCTTGGCCGATCGTCTTGATATCCATGTGTATCTGCATAACGAGCGACGTCCAGCCACATGGAGGTCATACGTTCTCCGTATGCAGGACGCGCCAGGAGCTGATCTACAACACGTTCATAGGCATCGGGGCGACGATCTTCCTGAAAAGCATCCAGTTCTGCCGGAGTTGGTGGCAAGCCTGTTAAATCGAACGTTACACGACGAAGCAGCTTGGCGCGACTTGCCTCTGTTGATGGAGACAGACGCGCGGATTCGATCTTTTGCAATATAAAGTAGTCAATTGGGCCACGAGCCCAATCATCGTGATCCACTTCGGGAAGTGTTGACTCTGCAGGAGGGATGAAGGCCCAATGTCGCTTCCAGTCGGCACCCTGATCAATCCATTGCCGAATAAGTCCAATCTCCCGCTGGGAGAGGGATAAATTGCTCTCCGGCGGAGGCATGCGTCGTTTAGGATCCTCACTGGTGATGTGCTCTATCAAGAGACTGGAAGCAGCATTGCCCGGGGTAATGATCCGAAGGGTTGAGTCTTCCCTACTAGTTCCATAGGCCCCCTCACGGGTGTCAAGCCGCAACTCCGCCTTCCGAACCTGGTCATCCGGGCCATGACACTTGTAGCAGCGGTCCGACAGGATTGGCTTGATATGCCAATTATAGTCTACGGTAGCCGGCAGGGCAGATGGATCAGAAGATGATTGACTGCACGCTGCCAAAAGGAGGAGGACTAAGGGCCAAGTGAACCGGAAAATGGACACGAGTTGAATTAGGTTTCGTGGGCACTAAACCTATAAGGTACAACGCAATACTGAATGGTTTGGCCTCATTCGACTTGTGGATCAAATACCCTACGGCATCGCATCGGCAATAATTCAGTTCGGTATCAATACCTGAATTACGAACCGGGTAGCTACTGCGAGTGTCAGCCCAATCGTTGGATGAGCGAATGATCTGCTTTCAGCGGGGTTATCCTTTTGTCACTAATTCACGCTGGATTTGAACGTGACTTTTGGCAGCAGAATACCATCTGGGACTTATATCGAATAGCGAACAAGTTTCGTACCGTTTTTGTAAGTTGGGGGTGCACAGACATGGAGGGATGTAAGGGAGACCCACACTGGAAGAACCAAGACGAATACATGTCCGACCCCTGTGACTTTATCGACCAGAGGAACCAATGAATGGCTACGTGGCAGTCACCGAACAGGCTTGGTTCGAACATCTCAGGATGCTTTCGCGCCGCAGAGGTGTGGACGAAGTCAACTTCTGGCGCCCGAATATTGGGGGTGGCCGGTTCGGCGTACTCCAACGAGGCGAGCCCTTGTTGTTCAAACTCAAGAGTCCGGCCAACGCAATCGCCGGTGGGGGATTCTTCGAGCACTACTCGGAACTTTCGATAAGCCTCGCGTGGCAGGCGTTCGGCGAGAAGAACGGGGCCTCCAATCTGGAGGCGTTTCAACAACGGACGAGTCGATTTCGACAGGACCGTCCGAAATTATGGGAGGACTACACGATTGGATGCATCCTCTTGGCCGCGCCTTTCTTCTGGCCAAAGAAGGACTGGATTCCCCAGCCCGAGAACTGGAAGGGGCCGATACAACAAGGGAGGAGATATGACCTCAAATCTGGTATCGGAAAA from Rhodothermaceae bacterium carries:
- a CDS encoding DUF1553 domain-containing protein, with amino-acid sequence MSIFRFTWPLVLLLLAACSQSSSDPSALPATVDYNWHIKPILSDRCYKCHGPDDQVRKAELRLDTREGAYGTSREDSTLRIITPGNAASSLLIEHITSEDPKRRMPPPESNLSLSQREIGLIRQWIDQGADWKRHWAFIPPAESTLPEVDHDDWARGPIDYFILQKIESARLSPSTEASRAKLLRRVTFDLTGLPPTPAELDAFQEDRRPDAYERVVDQLLARPAYGERMTSMWLDVARYADTHGYQDDRPRTMWPWRDWVMRAFNENLPYDDFVIWQIAGDLLPDATFDQRLATGFNRNHAITQEGGVVAEEYLTEYVADRTNTTATAFLGLTMECARCHDHKYDPILQEEYYSMFAFFNGIDEQAQISYFDLSPRPSIRLEDPELEASILQTEASIDSLEQVLASWPQPSPPSEWMPDPATTIESALLTFLPLENLTSLAHTDAMVNTGLEKVLDPPVVVGGMQGGAFEFNGQNFLNIGLEADFEWFNRFSLSTWVLAKDQTKDVALLSKRNGEQKRSGYDLARTKEGRLRFRLIHDGEHQISVESARTFPPDTWVHVSATYDGSGRAEGVHLYLNGIRSGVHVLEDTLDRESILNGNGLLAGHWTPRNRTIDEIEGMSGGALDELYTHARVLTDIEVAHLAGQTSFPQAAHHYQAHYDHAFQAVNVVLDSLRRSVRRIPNVMIMEEMPTPRTTHVLDRGAYDAPLDSVGPATPTAILPFPEDFPRNRLGLAQWLTHQENPLTARVAVNRLWQLLFGAGLVSTPEDFGNQGALPSHPELLDYLAITFIESGYDIKALIKEIVMSSTYRQSNQVTRTLQQRDPDNLLLARAPRKRLSAEMIRDNALSVSGLLNSALGGEPLRPYQPVGLWRALANQIGENRYRPGPDMHRRSLYTYWKRTIPPPAMLTFDAPERSVCTVERQTTATPLQSLVLLNDPQYVEAARALASRVRTRESLDERQQIATAFRWLTSRMPEEVELDALLDLFREQVVEFEQDPSGAQDLVSVGVSPRRQNTKVVQLAAMTVVTSTIMNLDEAQYR